One genomic window of Deltaproteobacteria bacterium includes the following:
- a CDS encoding acyl-CoA/acyl-ACP dehydrogenase: MDFSLNEEQAKLQKEAREFLEKECPESFVREMEDGDKGFSPELWNKMAEMGWLGLVYPEKYNGKGGSFADLSVVYEEMGRAMLPSPHLSTVVLCGLTILEAGTKEQKADLLSKIVAGDLILSLALTEPESSFDGKAWEAEGVNVRATPDGDDYIIDGTKLFVHDAHIADYLLCVTKTRDSANPEDDITLFLVDASDPGVSCEILETTAGDKQSEVNFNKIRVAKENIVGELHKGWPPLEKVMQKGAVLLCSEMVGAGQRVLEITVDYAKTRIQFDMPIGINQYIQDHCAFLLSEVDAARWLTGQAVWKISEGQPCDMEAAMAKAWTSDSHERACWRGHQVLAGVGYTVDKGVLPLYSRRAKTKQLYLGDSAYHLEKAARQIEKWPGPEKFRGKAVGLWDIPKEEQIPYWEPWKKRWEEKEGKK; encoded by the coding sequence ATGGATTTTTCTCTTAATGAAGAGCAGGCAAAGCTTCAAAAAGAGGCTCGAGAGTTTCTGGAGAAGGAATGTCCTGAGAGTTTTGTGAGGGAAATGGAGGACGGTGATAAAGGCTTTTCTCCAGAGCTTTGGAATAAGATGGCCGAAATGGGGTGGCTGGGACTCGTATACCCCGAGAAATACAATGGCAAGGGAGGCAGCTTCGCGGATCTGTCTGTCGTCTATGAGGAAATGGGGAGGGCGATGCTTCCCAGCCCTCATCTTTCAACTGTGGTTCTCTGCGGGCTGACTATCTTGGAAGCTGGCACTAAGGAGCAGAAGGCAGACCTGCTCTCAAAAATAGTCGCCGGTGACCTGATTCTCTCTCTGGCCCTGACAGAACCTGAATCAAGTTTTGACGGCAAGGCCTGGGAAGCTGAAGGCGTAAATGTTCGTGCTACCCCTGACGGGGATGATTATATCATCGACGGCACAAAATTATTCGTTCACGACGCTCATATCGCCGATTACTTATTGTGCGTAACCAAAACCAGAGACAGCGCAAATCCTGAGGATGATATAACCTTATTTTTAGTAGATGCCAGCGACCCCGGAGTAAGCTGTGAGATATTGGAAACAACAGCGGGTGACAAGCAGAGCGAGGTTAATTTTAATAAGATAAGGGTGGCCAAAGAAAATATTGTAGGCGAGCTACATAAGGGCTGGCCTCCCCTGGAAAAGGTGATGCAGAAGGGAGCGGTTCTGCTCTGCTCGGAGATGGTGGGCGCTGGCCAGCGTGTTTTAGAGATCACCGTTGATTATGCCAAAACAAGAATCCAGTTTGATATGCCTATAGGTATTAACCAATACATCCAGGATCACTGTGCTTTTCTTTTGAGCGAAGTTGATGCCGCGAGATGGCTTACCGGTCAGGCAGTCTGGAAAATCAGTGAGGGTCAACCGTGTGATATGGAGGCGGCGATGGCCAAAGCCTGGACCAGTGATTCGCACGAGAGGGCGTGCTGGCGCGGTCATCAGGTTCTTGCCGGTGTTGGTTACACCGTGGACAAGGGCGTCCTTCCCCTCTACTCGAGGAGGGCTAAGACCAAGCAGCTCTACCTGGGTGATTCGGCTTACCACCTGGAGAAGGCAGCCAGGCAGATAGAAAAGTGGCCTGGCCCGGAGAAGTTTAGAGGCAAGGCCGTTGGTCTTTGGGACATTCCCAAAGAAGAACAGATACCATACTGGGAGCCCTGGAAGAAGCGCTGGGAAGAGAAAGAAGGAAAAAAATAA
- a CDS encoding acyl-CoA dehydrogenase family protein: MEFGFTEEQEKLRKDVRDFFMNEMPEDFEPGVETMFSLTKEQTEFWMTFQKKTGEKGYLTPGWSEETGGLGLGPIEQGIVEEEWGRTGGRWPNFSGLHIAGPAVQVFGTEEQKKKFLPGIAKGEAVWNQAFTEPEAGSDEANQQLRAVEDGDNYVLNGQKTFITTYVKPDYLYTLARTADTEPKHRGISLFLVPGDAPGVSYRALGSMGFGTQVDIFYDNVKVPKENLLGELNRGFYHAMSAFEFERSGTGGPASAKRSLEEFVEFCKETMRNGKPLMEDPEVRRSVAQMAIDIEVQRLIAWHAVWWFSEREKLGPKPYDLSGFFTKIFSTQHPETMMNIMGLYGQLRTGSKWAKFAGKVERRWQIARSVHPAGTLEVNKIVLAGRGLGLPRVPAKFNKQIAKALGEKK; encoded by the coding sequence ATGGAATTCGGATTTACGGAAGAGCAGGAAAAGTTGAGGAAAGATGTTCGCGATTTCTTTATGAACGAGATGCCCGAAGATTTTGAGCCGGGCGTCGAGACAATGTTTTCTTTAACAAAAGAACAAACTGAATTTTGGATGACCTTCCAGAAAAAAACAGGTGAGAAGGGATATTTAACACCGGGCTGGTCTGAGGAAACAGGCGGCCTGGGTCTCGGCCCCATTGAACAAGGGATTGTAGAAGAGGAATGGGGACGCACCGGCGGCAGGTGGCCGAACTTTTCAGGTCTGCATATAGCGGGGCCTGCTGTGCAGGTGTTTGGCACTGAGGAGCAAAAAAAGAAGTTTTTACCTGGAATCGCCAAAGGGGAGGCGGTATGGAATCAGGCTTTTACCGAACCTGAGGCCGGTTCAGATGAGGCCAATCAGCAGCTTAGGGCTGTGGAGGATGGTGACAACTACGTTCTAAACGGTCAAAAAACTTTTATTACGACGTATGTTAAACCCGATTATCTCTATACCTTAGCCAGAACCGCGGATACCGAACCTAAACACAGAGGCATTAGCCTCTTTCTTGTACCGGGAGACGCCCCTGGCGTATCATACCGGGCCTTGGGCAGCATGGGTTTCGGGACGCAGGTCGATATCTTCTATGACAACGTGAAAGTTCCCAAGGAAAACCTGCTGGGTGAGCTCAACCGGGGTTTCTACCACGCGATGTCCGCTTTTGAGTTTGAACGGAGCGGTACCGGGGGACCGGCATCTGCCAAGAGAAGCCTGGAGGAGTTCGTCGAGTTTTGCAAGGAAACAATGAGGAACGGAAAGCCGCTAATGGAAGATCCCGAGGTTCGAAGGTCAGTGGCGCAGATGGCTATTGATATAGAGGTGCAAAGACTCATTGCCTGGCACGCGGTGTGGTGGTTTTCCGAGAGGGAAAAATTGGGTCCAAAACCCTATGACCTGAGCGGCTTTTTTACCAAGATATTTTCCACCCAGCACCCGGAAACAATGATGAATATCATGGGACTATACGGCCAGCTTCGCACCGGTTCGAAATGGGCCAAGTTCGCCGGAAAGGTGGAGCGCAGATGGCAGATAGCCCGAAGCGTGCACCCGGCCGGAACACTTGAAGTAAATAAAATTGTCCTCGCCGGGCGGGGGTTAGGGTTGCCCAGGGTGCCAGCAAAATTTAACAAACAGATTGCCAAGGCGCTGGGAGAAAAGAAATAG